One Pomacea canaliculata isolate SZHN2017 linkage group LG9, ASM307304v1, whole genome shotgun sequence DNA segment encodes these proteins:
- the LOC112572092 gene encoding galactosylgalactosylxylosylprotein 3-beta-glucuronosyltransferase 3-like isoform X1 produces the protein MSKRLKALKCRIAAVVTCFVAIFLVISTTPTNRTRRIALQSYSHRSRDLLRTTTAPTSSAPKAYVITPTYQRPTQEADLLRLCYTLMQAPHVRWIIVEDSDDKTELVQRITKECKVPDITHLVARTRLLANESHRGVTQRNTGLAWVRHNVLPSSRAGGVYFADDDNTYDLRVFDVVRNTTKISVWKMGIVSGLLEEGPVCVNGKVIGWRTGFSPKRKYPIDMAAFAVGLDLLAQVSGANFSHTSKTGHLETDFITLFNVSSPDITTAPDGNCSRVLAWHTKTVLPEVDGTPVFVVNSERQEDRAEKLQ, from the exons ATGAGCAAGCGACTCAAAGCTCTCAAAT GCAGGATCGCCGCCGTCGTCACATGTTTTGTTGCCATATTTCTTGTGATCAGCA CTACACCCACCAACAGGACACGGAGAATAGCTTTACAGTCTTACAGTcatcggtcacgtgacctgctccGTACAACAACAGCCCCAACGTCGTCTGCCCCCAAGGCCTACGTCATCACCCCCACGTACCAACGGCCGACGCAAGAAGCCGACTTGCTACGTCTGTGTTACACCCTCATGCAAGCGCCGCACGTCAGATGGATCATCGTCGAGGACAGCGACGACAAAACAGAGCTG GTACAGAGGATAACAAAGGAGTGTAAGGTGCCTGACATCACACATCTGGTGGCGAGAACGCGGCTCTTAGCaaa TGAGTCTCATCGAGGTGTGACTCAGCGCAACACGGGGCTGGCGTGGGTCCGACACAATGTCCTGCCCTCGTCACGTGCAGGGGGCGTGTACTTCGCTGATGACGACAACACCTACGACCTGAGAGTTTTTGATGTG GTTCGAAACACGACCAAGATAAGCGTATGGAAGATGGGTATTGTGAGCGGACTGTTGGAAGAAGGACCAGTCTGTGTGAATGGAAAG GTAATCGGGTGGAGGACTGGGTTTTCTCCTAAGAGAAAGTACCCCATAGACATGGCAGCCTTTGCTGTTGGCCTTGACCTTCTCGCTCAGGTGTCAGGTGCAAACTTTAGTCacacgtcaaagactggacacCTGGAGACAGACTTTATAACTTTGTTTAACGTCTCGTCGCCAGACATCACCACAGCTCCAGACGGCAACTGCTCCAGG GTTCTGGCGTGGCACACCAAGACAGTACTTCCGGAGGTCGACGGGACGCCTGTGTTCGTTGTCAACAGCGAGCGTCAGGAGGATCGTGCGGAGAAACTTCAATGA
- the LOC112572092 gene encoding galactosylgalactosylxylosylprotein 3-beta-glucuronosyltransferase 3-like isoform X2: MAGRIAAVVTCFVAIFLVISTTPTNRTRRIALQSYSHRSRDLLRTTTAPTSSAPKAYVITPTYQRPTQEADLLRLCYTLMQAPHVRWIIVEDSDDKTELVQRITKECKVPDITHLVARTRLLANESHRGVTQRNTGLAWVRHNVLPSSRAGGVYFADDDNTYDLRVFDVVRNTTKISVWKMGIVSGLLEEGPVCVNGKVIGWRTGFSPKRKYPIDMAAFAVGLDLLAQVSGANFSHTSKTGHLETDFITLFNVSSPDITTAPDGNCSRVLAWHTKTVLPEVDGTPVFVVNSERQEDRAEKLQ, translated from the exons AT GGCAGGCAGGATCGCCGCCGTCGTCACATGTTTTGTTGCCATATTTCTTGTGATCAGCA CTACACCCACCAACAGGACACGGAGAATAGCTTTACAGTCTTACAGTcatcggtcacgtgacctgctccGTACAACAACAGCCCCAACGTCGTCTGCCCCCAAGGCCTACGTCATCACCCCCACGTACCAACGGCCGACGCAAGAAGCCGACTTGCTACGTCTGTGTTACACCCTCATGCAAGCGCCGCACGTCAGATGGATCATCGTCGAGGACAGCGACGACAAAACAGAGCTG GTACAGAGGATAACAAAGGAGTGTAAGGTGCCTGACATCACACATCTGGTGGCGAGAACGCGGCTCTTAGCaaa TGAGTCTCATCGAGGTGTGACTCAGCGCAACACGGGGCTGGCGTGGGTCCGACACAATGTCCTGCCCTCGTCACGTGCAGGGGGCGTGTACTTCGCTGATGACGACAACACCTACGACCTGAGAGTTTTTGATGTG GTTCGAAACACGACCAAGATAAGCGTATGGAAGATGGGTATTGTGAGCGGACTGTTGGAAGAAGGACCAGTCTGTGTGAATGGAAAG GTAATCGGGTGGAGGACTGGGTTTTCTCCTAAGAGAAAGTACCCCATAGACATGGCAGCCTTTGCTGTTGGCCTTGACCTTCTCGCTCAGGTGTCAGGTGCAAACTTTAGTCacacgtcaaagactggacacCTGGAGACAGACTTTATAACTTTGTTTAACGTCTCGTCGCCAGACATCACCACAGCTCCAGACGGCAACTGCTCCAGG GTTCTGGCGTGGCACACCAAGACAGTACTTCCGGAGGTCGACGGGACGCCTGTGTTCGTTGTCAACAGCGAGCGTCAGGAGGATCGTGCGGAGAAACTTCAATGA